From a single Microbacterium murale genomic region:
- a CDS encoding bifunctional hydroxymethylpyrimidine kinase/phosphomethylpyrimidine kinase, with product MSIDLSLYLVTDPVLCGERGVVDVVREAVAGGVGIVQLRDKTATDAQIVDQLIELSDVIDARAALVVNDRLDAALEARARGARVDGVHLGQSDTSVERARELLGPDAIIGLTANTAAHLDAVRALPPGTVDHLGVGVIRPTDTKPDHPAPLGIEGFRAFAELSELPCVAIGGVGIDDVEALRDAGAAGIAVVSALCAADDPRTEARAFRRRWRGAASVPRVLSIAGSDPSGGAGIQADLKSIGANGGYGMAAITALTVQNTQGVRAVHVPPADFLRAQLDALSVDIDIDAVKIGMLADAAVIRTVTAWLDDARPPIVIVDPVMVATSGDRLLEEDAEHALRDLLRRADLVTPNLLELAVLADTVIADSWPAAIADAERLSADIGVAVLIKGGHLGGDQSPDAFVDATTATVQQFPGTRIDTDATHGTGCSLSSALATQRALGKEWPQAVIAAREWLRESLRAGAELQVGRGHGPIDHFAGSRARGGIDTSPTRDEVVTQWWEHISAIRADIDELPFVRALADGTLDRGAFTHYLAQDALYLSGYARVLADAARLAPTAKEQAFWANSAHGSIVGELELHAQWLTPDEGVSDGTFSATPSPTTTAYLDHLRSSAYGGDYAQLIAALLPCFWLYTDLGLRLGEGHFGDFARSMTHPYASWLRTYADESFAEATQQAIEYVASAAAASDGEGRMRMLRAFEASARHELAFFAEPLRHESCVSALSRSSAAPEAKMV from the coding sequence GTGAGTATCGATCTCTCGCTGTATCTCGTCACGGATCCCGTGCTGTGCGGCGAACGAGGCGTCGTCGACGTCGTGCGAGAAGCGGTCGCTGGTGGCGTGGGCATCGTCCAGCTGCGCGACAAGACCGCGACCGACGCGCAGATCGTCGACCAGCTCATCGAGCTGTCCGACGTGATCGACGCACGCGCAGCGCTCGTCGTCAATGACCGGCTGGATGCGGCGCTCGAAGCCCGCGCGCGCGGCGCTCGCGTCGACGGCGTCCACCTGGGACAGTCCGACACCTCAGTCGAGCGCGCGAGGGAATTGCTCGGACCTGACGCGATCATCGGACTCACCGCGAACACCGCAGCGCACCTCGATGCCGTGCGCGCATTGCCGCCGGGAACCGTCGACCATCTCGGCGTGGGAGTGATCCGACCGACCGACACCAAACCGGATCACCCGGCACCGCTGGGAATCGAAGGGTTCCGTGCGTTCGCGGAGCTCAGCGAATTGCCCTGCGTCGCCATCGGCGGCGTCGGGATCGACGACGTCGAGGCGCTCCGCGATGCCGGCGCGGCAGGGATCGCGGTGGTCTCGGCACTGTGCGCCGCGGACGATCCTCGGACGGAGGCACGTGCGTTCCGTCGTCGTTGGAGGGGCGCGGCATCCGTTCCCCGTGTGCTGAGCATCGCCGGAAGCGACCCGTCCGGTGGTGCAGGAATCCAGGCCGATCTGAAGTCCATCGGCGCGAACGGCGGATACGGGATGGCTGCGATCACGGCCCTCACCGTGCAGAACACGCAGGGCGTCCGCGCAGTGCATGTGCCTCCCGCCGACTTCCTCCGTGCCCAGCTCGACGCGCTATCGGTGGACATCGACATCGATGCCGTCAAGATCGGGATGCTCGCCGACGCAGCAGTCATCCGCACCGTCACCGCATGGCTCGACGACGCGCGCCCACCCATCGTCATCGTCGATCCGGTGATGGTCGCGACGAGCGGGGATCGCCTGCTCGAGGAGGATGCGGAGCACGCACTGCGCGATCTGCTCAGGCGGGCCGACCTGGTCACCCCGAATCTCCTCGAGCTCGCAGTGCTCGCGGACACGGTGATCGCAGACAGCTGGCCCGCCGCGATCGCGGATGCCGAGCGGCTGTCCGCCGACATCGGCGTAGCCGTTCTCATCAAGGGCGGCCACCTCGGCGGGGACCAGTCGCCCGACGCCTTCGTCGACGCGACGACAGCGACCGTTCAGCAGTTTCCCGGCACGCGGATCGACACGGACGCCACGCACGGCACGGGTTGCTCGTTGTCCTCGGCTCTCGCCACCCAGCGTGCGCTGGGGAAGGAGTGGCCGCAAGCCGTGATCGCGGCGAGGGAATGGCTGCGCGAATCATTGCGCGCCGGTGCTGAGCTGCAGGTAGGGCGTGGTCACGGGCCGATCGACCATTTCGCAGGATCGCGCGCACGAGGCGGCATCGATACGTCACCGACCCGTGACGAGGTCGTGACGCAATGGTGGGAGCACATATCGGCGATACGTGCCGACATCGACGAGCTCCCGTTCGTCCGCGCGCTCGCCGACGGCACACTCGACAGGGGCGCGTTCACCCACTACCTCGCGCAGGACGCCCTGTACCTCAGCGGTTATGCGCGTGTGCTCGCAGATGCCGCGCGGCTCGCTCCGACGGCGAAGGAGCAGGCTTTCTGGGCGAACTCGGCGCACGGGTCGATCGTCGGCGAGCTCGAACTGCATGCGCAGTGGCTCACACCGGATGAGGGCGTGAGCGATGGGACCTTCTCCGCGACGCCGTCTCCGACGACGACCGCGTATCTCGATCACCTCAGATCGTCGGCATACGGAGGCGACTACGCGCAGTTGATCGCTGCTCTGCTTCCGTGCTTCTGGTTGTACACCGATCTCGGGCTGCGCCTCGGTGAGGGGCACTTCGGAGACTTCGCCCGGTCGATGACCCACCCCTACGCGTCGTGGCTGCGCACCTACGCGGACGAATCGTTCGCCGAGGCCACGCAGCAGGCGATCGAGTACGTGGCGTCGGCGGCCGCAGCATCCGATGGGGAAGGCCGGATGCGCATGCTGCGCGCGTTCGAGGCATCAGCGCGGCACGAGCTCGCGTTCTTCGCTGAACCGCTCCGACACGAGTCGTGCGTATCCGCCCTGAGTAGATCGTCGGCCGCGCCCGAGGCGAAGATGGTGTGA
- the thiM gene encoding hydroxyethylthiazole kinase, translating into MSDLLYPPSAQPVVAEAMRLLKSVREAPPLTHCITNAVVTGFTANVLLAVGAAPAMVDIVGESELFAGVANGLLINLGTPTPEQRAAGLEAAAGAAASATPWVLDPVAIGALPVRTAHAQRLVEQRPTAIRGNASEILALAGMSAGGRGVDATDSPDAAADAARMLATRYGSVVAVSGPIDLITDGERVFRIANGDELLTRVTGGGCALGAVMAAFLGAARSIHLSPLTAVTAATVYYTIAAERAAARATGPGSFAVAFLDELAATTPADLDSAARIEDETTARVEMDVS; encoded by the coding sequence ATGAGCGATCTTCTGTACCCACCGTCCGCCCAGCCCGTCGTCGCTGAAGCGATGCGATTGCTGAAGTCGGTGCGCGAGGCGCCGCCGCTCACGCACTGCATCACCAACGCCGTCGTCACCGGCTTCACCGCCAACGTGCTGCTCGCCGTCGGTGCGGCTCCGGCGATGGTTGACATCGTCGGCGAATCCGAGCTGTTCGCCGGAGTCGCCAACGGCCTTCTGATCAATCTCGGCACGCCCACCCCGGAGCAGCGTGCCGCCGGACTCGAGGCTGCCGCAGGTGCCGCGGCATCAGCAACGCCCTGGGTGCTCGATCCGGTCGCGATTGGCGCTCTGCCGGTGCGCACCGCCCACGCACAGCGCCTCGTCGAGCAGCGTCCGACAGCGATCAGAGGAAACGCCTCAGAGATCCTCGCACTCGCCGGAATGAGCGCCGGTGGACGCGGCGTGGATGCGACGGATTCTCCGGACGCCGCCGCAGATGCTGCGCGCATGCTCGCGACCCGCTACGGCAGCGTCGTCGCGGTCTCCGGGCCGATCGACTTGATCACAGACGGAGAGCGTGTCTTCCGCATCGCCAACGGCGACGAGCTCCTCACTCGCGTCACGGGTGGCGGCTGCGCACTCGGCGCCGTCATGGCCGCCTTCCTCGGCGCGGCGCGTTCGATACACCTCTCACCTCTCACCGCCGTCACGGCCGCCACCGTGTACTACACGATCGCCGCAGAGCGCGCCGCCGCCCGAGCTACCGGCCCCGGCAGCTTCGCGGTCGCTTTCCTTGATGAACTGGCAGCCACGACGCCTGCTGATCTCGACAGTGCGGCACGCATCGAAGACGAGACGACCGCACGCGTCGAGATGGACGTCTCGTGA
- a CDS encoding DUF402 domain-containing protein, giving the protein MAGVVIEASAVPRATAATAPSGARELGVAPFLSTGAQIDWHSRKPRWQQGDASNIAPMRVVRDDERGLVAWLTPGTLLEGMGASNGKRIRTVPLDQRWLVDRTRIVEEWWGNGVLRIAPAGTPWSVWLFWNEATGDDWEFAGWYVNLENAHQRLHAATHSSDHVLDVEIDAAGDISLKDEDELEAAIEQGRISVDEAQQITRHADAAIAAFRDGHWAFAQRWVDWRPDPTWTIPQLADLPS; this is encoded by the coding sequence GTGGCCGGCGTCGTGATCGAAGCGTCTGCCGTGCCGCGGGCAACCGCAGCGACGGCGCCATCCGGTGCCCGCGAGCTCGGTGTCGCACCTTTTCTGAGCACCGGCGCGCAGATCGACTGGCACTCCCGCAAGCCACGCTGGCAGCAGGGCGACGCATCCAACATCGCGCCGATGCGCGTCGTCCGTGACGACGAACGGGGCCTGGTGGCGTGGCTGACGCCTGGCACCCTCCTGGAGGGGATGGGGGCATCGAACGGGAAACGCATCCGAACCGTGCCGCTCGATCAGCGCTGGCTCGTCGATCGCACCCGGATCGTGGAGGAGTGGTGGGGAAATGGAGTGCTGCGCATCGCGCCCGCCGGCACGCCCTGGTCCGTCTGGCTGTTCTGGAACGAGGCCACCGGGGACGATTGGGAATTCGCCGGCTGGTACGTGAACCTCGAGAACGCGCATCAACGCCTGCACGCAGCCACGCACTCATCCGACCACGTGCTCGACGTCGAGATCGATGCCGCCGGCGACATCAGCCTGAAGGACGAGGACGAACTGGAAGCGGCGATCGAACAGGGCCGCATTTCCGTCGACGAGGCGCAGCAGATCACCCGTCATGCGGACGCCGCGATCGCCGCGTTCCGTGACGGGCACTGGGCGTTCGCGCAGAGATGGGTCGATTGGCGCCCGGATCCGACGTGGACGATCCCGCAACTCGCCGACTTACCGAGCTGA
- a CDS encoding cupin domain-containing protein — protein sequence MSGYQVTQIGAPDEWRDHFGGFDEARSRDGRRVVDHELKMQYIGMTANALEPGEEAGYWHTHSHVEELYVFLGGTGQMGLDDEVVEVGPGTVVRVEQNVWRTWRARPDSAEQLRWLCIRAGGEQLPHLPNDGTRAPERPMPWPAS from the coding sequence ATGAGCGGCTATCAGGTGACGCAGATCGGTGCGCCGGACGAGTGGCGTGACCATTTCGGTGGCTTCGACGAGGCGCGTTCCCGTGACGGTCGACGGGTCGTAGACCACGAGCTGAAGATGCAGTACATCGGTATGACGGCGAATGCGCTCGAGCCCGGCGAAGAGGCCGGATACTGGCACACGCACAGCCACGTCGAAGAGCTCTACGTCTTCCTCGGGGGGACGGGCCAGATGGGGTTGGATGACGAGGTCGTCGAAGTCGGCCCTGGCACGGTCGTCAGAGTCGAACAGAATGTCTGGCGCACCTGGCGTGCACGCCCGGACAGCGCCGAGCAGCTGCGCTGGCTCTGCATCCGTGCCGGTGGCGAGCAGCTGCCGCACCTTCCGAACGACGGCACGCGCGCGCCCGAGCGGCCCATGCCGTGGCCGGCGTCGTGA
- a CDS encoding pyridoxine/pyridoxamine 5'-phosphate oxidase has product MASESVSTWLREQPALTGVPLAVTLDDLPADPAALFRTWIHEAVAHGVPEPHAATLATVDADGVPDARTLILKDVSSHGWAFAGHRSSQKAEQLLARPSAALNFWWQPIVRAVRVRGAVREATPEESDADLAARSASAREGIAPGEWVLWRLAPTRIEFWNGAVDRRHTRIVYFREGENWSHTVTGGDTNGDTAT; this is encoded by the coding sequence ATGGCTTCAGAATCCGTATCCACCTGGCTGCGTGAGCAGCCTGCACTCACGGGTGTGCCTCTGGCTGTCACTCTCGATGACCTGCCCGCCGATCCGGCCGCGCTGTTCAGGACCTGGATCCACGAGGCAGTGGCCCACGGCGTCCCTGAACCTCACGCGGCGACCCTTGCGACCGTCGATGCCGACGGTGTTCCTGACGCACGCACGCTGATCCTGAAGGACGTCAGCAGCCACGGCTGGGCGTTCGCCGGTCACCGTTCGTCGCAGAAGGCTGAGCAGCTTCTCGCGCGCCCTTCGGCGGCATTGAACTTCTGGTGGCAGCCGATCGTCAGAGCCGTGCGCGTGCGAGGCGCTGTGCGGGAAGCGACTCCTGAGGAGAGCGATGCCGACCTGGCAGCACGCTCTGCCTCGGCCCGCGAGGGCATCGCACCGGGGGAATGGGTTCTGTGGCGCCTCGCTCCGACCAGGATCGAGTTCTGGAACGGCGCCGTCGACCGCCGGCACACGCGAATCGTGTACTTTCGCGAGGGTGAGAACTGGTCGCACACGGTGACCGGCGGCGATACGAACGGAGACACTGCGACATGA
- a CDS encoding HNH endonuclease signature motif containing protein: MPESRSERRCLFSGCRRSVFTATSSNITTNQILAHIEHMDYTEFMEPWFDDVDDRPRDAAFFVESALDDLQCADIDLNRYEAMRSCRIADAVALARRNPHVYVHGTDKDAVAQAERAAIFDIALRLRCSEEYVRGVLFTAEEAMTHLPLLWRQAKDGFVSMYLVGRTVGSLARVRADIGASEEEVELEREAMRLIDQAASEWAFSCPPAAFLRRLRTLVDRLDPVGATERHARKVRGRRVVVHEDEDGMSWFMAYIPTVEAIAAKRRLTSAAKHLQKNPDECRSRDQIRADLCSDWLRGIGTDKAVKTKIFVTIPVQLLEGETVPAQEAELVGHGPIDPLTAKQVFLDTTAFRRVIIDPIRSIVIDMDRRSRRATPAQREWLILQHGTCARDGCNRLAQDADIDHTTPWAHGGTTDLHELRPLCPRDHTHRHLTRAIYRNRPDNTVQVTTPTGHESKPPPRSSAIAPPF, translated from the coding sequence GTGCCTGAGTCTCGTTCGGAACGCCGGTGTCTCTTTTCGGGATGCCGGCGTTCTGTTTTCACTGCCACTTCGTCGAACATAACAACGAATCAAATTCTTGCTCATATCGAACATATGGACTATACTGAGTTCATGGAACCTTGGTTCGACGATGTGGATGATCGGCCGCGTGATGCGGCGTTCTTCGTGGAGTCGGCGTTGGATGATCTGCAGTGTGCGGATATTGATCTGAATAGGTATGAGGCGATGCGGTCGTGCCGGATCGCTGATGCTGTCGCGTTGGCTCGACGGAATCCTCACGTCTATGTGCACGGGACGGACAAGGATGCTGTGGCGCAGGCCGAGCGTGCTGCGATCTTCGACATCGCGCTGCGACTGAGGTGTTCGGAAGAGTATGTGCGCGGGGTGCTGTTCACGGCAGAAGAGGCGATGACGCATCTTCCGTTGCTGTGGCGGCAGGCCAAGGATGGTTTCGTGTCGATGTATCTGGTCGGTCGCACCGTGGGATCGCTCGCGCGGGTACGTGCCGATATCGGTGCGTCGGAGGAAGAGGTTGAGCTCGAACGTGAGGCGATGCGGCTGATCGATCAGGCAGCGTCCGAGTGGGCGTTCTCGTGTCCACCGGCGGCGTTCCTGCGTCGGTTGCGTACCCTGGTTGATCGGCTCGATCCGGTCGGGGCCACGGAGCGGCATGCTCGCAAGGTTCGTGGCCGCCGCGTGGTGGTTCACGAGGATGAAGACGGCATGAGCTGGTTCATGGCATACATCCCGACAGTTGAGGCGATCGCGGCGAAGCGCCGGTTGACGTCGGCGGCGAAGCATTTGCAGAAGAACCCGGACGAGTGCCGTAGCCGTGACCAGATCCGCGCCGATCTGTGCTCCGACTGGTTGCGCGGTATCGGTACCGACAAGGCAGTCAAGACGAAGATCTTCGTCACCATCCCGGTTCAACTCTTGGAAGGGGAGACCGTGCCCGCCCAGGAGGCCGAGCTCGTCGGGCATGGTCCGATCGACCCCCTCACCGCGAAGCAAGTGTTCCTCGACACGACAGCCTTCCGCCGGGTGATCATCGACCCGATCCGCAGCATCGTCATCGACATGGACCGCCGCAGCCGCCGTGCCACCCCGGCGCAACGCGAGTGGCTCATCCTGCAACACGGCACCTGCGCCAGAGACGGCTGCAACCGCCTCGCCCAAGACGCCGACATCGACCACACCACCCCCTGGGCCCACGGCGGCACCACCGACCTCCACGAGCTCAGACCCCTGTGCCCCCGCGACCACACGCACCGACATCTCACCCGCGCGATCTACCGCAACCGACCAGACAACACCGTCCAAGTCACCACACCCACCGGCCACGAAAGCAAACCCCCACCACGTTCTTCCGCGATCGCCCCGCCGTTCTGA
- the pheT gene encoding phenylalanine--tRNA ligase subunit beta — protein sequence MRVPLSWLREYVDVASDATAEDILESLVTVGFEEEEIHRFEISGPVVVGQVLSFDAEPQSNGKTIRWCQVDVGEAEPRGIVCGASNFAVGDKVVVTLPGAVLPGPFPIAARKTYGHVSDGMIASARELGLGDEHDGILVLSSLGIDVPVGTDAIQLLGLDDVAVEINVTPDRGYAFSIRGVAREYAHATGGDFRDPAEHEWSEVEPGTGFPISVDAEPLRESPAVQEFVVRVVRDVDPSRPTPPWMVARLSLAGIRSLGVLIDITNYVMLELGNPIHGYDLDKLSGGITVRRAQHGETMKTLDGQERTLHVEDLLITDESGPIGLAGVMGGGTTEMGDETHNVLIEAAIFDPISIARSARRHKLPSEASKRFERGVDPLVPFVAARRVADLMVELAGGRIDEVGGALFSDVSIDGIELPAEFVPGLIGVDYTDEEIVYALETIGAEVTETTDGWQVIPPSWRPDLTDRWTLAEEVARIHGLDRIPAVLPTPPSGRGLTAHQQGRRRVSNALAAAGLVETPAFPFTTEAQNDLHGSASGEHLPSIKLANPLDGQAPFLRRSLIPGLLQIAHRNIARGLTDLAIFEIGVVFLPEPGVTYGTDEVPPLGQRPSDEKLAELNASIPPQHRHVAGLFTGNVTERQPGRAAEAFGLTEALDAVRVIAAASGVEIDVEQGQRAALHPGRTGVLSVGGTEVGYVGELHPKVAADADLPGRAVVLELDLDGILSLAGSRVVAASLSTYPAATQDVSLVVPTSVTAGELRAALVEGAGELLESLRLVDDYRGEGVPDGSKSLTFALRFRAEDRTLTAGEATEAKLAGVAVTAERFGAALRE from the coding sequence ATGCGCGTCCCGCTTTCGTGGTTGCGTGAGTACGTCGATGTGGCATCGGATGCCACGGCAGAGGACATTCTCGAGTCGTTGGTGACCGTCGGCTTCGAAGAGGAGGAGATCCACCGCTTCGAGATCTCCGGTCCGGTCGTCGTCGGGCAGGTGCTGTCCTTCGACGCCGAACCGCAGTCCAACGGCAAGACGATCCGCTGGTGCCAGGTGGATGTCGGCGAGGCTGAGCCGCGAGGCATCGTCTGCGGTGCGAGCAACTTCGCCGTCGGCGACAAGGTCGTGGTGACGCTGCCTGGCGCCGTACTGCCCGGCCCGTTCCCGATCGCTGCGCGCAAGACCTATGGTCACGTCTCGGACGGGATGATCGCGTCGGCGCGAGAGCTGGGGCTGGGGGATGAGCACGACGGCATCCTCGTCCTGTCGTCGCTCGGCATCGACGTTCCGGTCGGCACTGATGCGATCCAACTGCTGGGACTTGACGACGTCGCCGTCGAGATCAACGTCACTCCCGATCGCGGTTACGCTTTCTCGATCCGCGGAGTCGCCCGCGAGTATGCGCACGCGACCGGTGGGGACTTCCGCGATCCTGCGGAGCACGAATGGTCGGAGGTGGAGCCGGGAACCGGCTTCCCGATCAGCGTCGACGCTGAGCCGCTGCGGGAGAGCCCTGCCGTGCAGGAGTTCGTCGTCCGTGTCGTCCGCGATGTCGATCCCTCCCGTCCGACGCCGCCGTGGATGGTCGCCAGGCTTTCGCTCGCCGGCATCCGTTCGCTCGGTGTGCTGATCGACATCACGAACTACGTGATGCTCGAGCTGGGCAACCCCATCCACGGGTACGACCTCGACAAGCTCTCCGGCGGCATCACGGTTCGTCGCGCGCAGCACGGCGAGACGATGAAGACGCTCGACGGCCAGGAGCGTACGCTCCACGTCGAAGACCTGCTCATCACCGACGAGTCAGGCCCCATCGGCCTCGCCGGTGTCATGGGCGGCGGCACGACCGAGATGGGTGACGAGACGCACAACGTGCTCATCGAGGCCGCGATCTTCGATCCGATCTCCATCGCACGCAGCGCGCGTCGCCACAAGCTGCCCAGCGAAGCGTCCAAGCGCTTCGAGCGCGGTGTCGATCCGCTGGTGCCGTTCGTCGCCGCGCGCCGTGTTGCCGATCTGATGGTCGAACTCGCCGGCGGTCGCATCGACGAGGTGGGTGGTGCGCTGTTCAGCGACGTCTCCATCGACGGCATCGAGCTTCCCGCCGAGTTCGTTCCAGGACTGATCGGCGTCGACTACACGGATGAAGAGATCGTGTACGCGCTCGAGACGATCGGCGCAGAGGTCACCGAGACGACCGACGGCTGGCAGGTCATCCCACCCAGCTGGCGTCCCGATCTCACGGACAGGTGGACGCTGGCGGAGGAGGTCGCTCGGATTCACGGGCTCGACCGTATCCCCGCCGTACTGCCGACCCCGCCGTCCGGCCGCGGACTCACCGCCCATCAGCAGGGTCGTCGTCGCGTCTCGAACGCGCTGGCTGCCGCGGGCCTGGTCGAGACGCCCGCGTTCCCGTTCACCACTGAGGCGCAGAACGATCTTCACGGATCGGCATCGGGGGAGCACCTTCCGAGCATCAAGCTCGCGAACCCGCTCGACGGGCAGGCGCCGTTCCTGCGTCGATCGCTGATCCCCGGCCTGCTCCAGATCGCGCATCGAAACATCGCGCGGGGACTCACCGACCTTGCGATCTTCGAGATCGGTGTCGTCTTCCTGCCGGAGCCGGGAGTCACGTACGGCACCGATGAGGTGCCGCCGCTGGGCCAGCGGCCTTCGGATGAAAAGCTCGCCGAGTTGAACGCCTCGATCCCACCACAGCACCGTCATGTCGCCGGGCTCTTCACGGGCAACGTGACCGAGCGTCAGCCCGGTCGCGCTGCAGAGGCTTTCGGACTGACGGAGGCGCTGGATGCCGTGCGCGTGATCGCTGCAGCATCAGGCGTCGAGATCGATGTCGAGCAGGGGCAGCGCGCGGCGCTGCACCCAGGGCGTACGGGCGTGCTGAGCGTCGGCGGCACCGAGGTGGGCTACGTCGGTGAGCTGCATCCGAAGGTGGCCGCTGACGCCGATCTGCCTGGTCGCGCGGTGGTGCTGGAACTCGATCTCGATGGCATCCTGTCGTTGGCGGGATCGCGCGTGGTCGCCGCATCGCTGTCGACATATCCAGCAGCGACGCAGGATGTGTCGCTGGTGGTTCCGACTTCTGTGACGGCTGGCGAGCTGCGCGCTGCTCTCGTCGAAGGCGCGGGCGAGCTGCTCGAGTCGCTGCGACTGGTCGACGACTATCGCGGCGAGGGCGTGCCCGACGGCTCGAAGAGCCTGACGTTCGCGCTGCGATTCCGTGCTGAGGATCGCACGTTGACCGCGGGCGAGGCGACCGAGGCGAAGCTCGCCGGTGTCGCTGTCACGGCTGAGCGCTTCGGGGCGGCGTTGCGCGAGTAG
- the pheS gene encoding phenylalanine--tRNA ligase subunit alpha: MSDAPEITPEAVESAVAAALEAIGAAADTAELKEARTAHVAEGSPLAVLNASMRQVAPEHKAAFGKLVGQGRGQVTKALAAREAELAEAETAARLEAERVDITAVSSRTRVGARHPLSQLQDDVSDIFVGMGWEIAEGPELEHEWFNFDALNFDVDHPARQMQDTFFVDPVDRHLVMRTHTSPVQVRSMLDRDVPIYVLCPGRVYRTDEFDATHLPVFTQFEGLVVDKGITMAHLKGTLDHFAKLLFGPEAKTRFRTNYFPFTEPSAELDLWHPTFKGGARWIEWGGCGMINPNVLRAAGIDPDVYSGFAFGMGIERGLMFRSDVQDMRDMAEGDVRFSEQFGMVV; this comes from the coding sequence GTGTCTGATGCCCCTGAAATCACGCCCGAGGCGGTGGAATCCGCCGTCGCCGCAGCGCTCGAGGCGATCGGTGCCGCCGCCGATACCGCAGAGCTGAAAGAGGCTCGCACCGCGCATGTCGCTGAGGGGTCGCCGCTGGCAGTCCTGAACGCCTCCATGCGTCAGGTCGCGCCCGAGCACAAGGCCGCTTTCGGCAAGCTCGTGGGTCAGGGCCGCGGTCAAGTGACCAAGGCTCTCGCTGCCCGTGAAGCCGAGCTCGCCGAGGCGGAGACTGCGGCACGCCTGGAGGCGGAGCGCGTGGACATCACCGCCGTGTCGTCGCGCACGCGTGTCGGAGCACGGCATCCTCTCTCGCAGCTTCAGGACGACGTCTCCGACATCTTCGTCGGAATGGGGTGGGAGATCGCGGAAGGGCCGGAGCTCGAGCACGAGTGGTTCAACTTCGACGCGCTGAACTTCGACGTCGATCACCCTGCACGTCAGATGCAGGACACGTTCTTCGTCGATCCCGTCGATCGTCACCTCGTCATGCGCACGCACACGAGTCCGGTGCAGGTGCGCTCGATGCTCGATCGCGACGTGCCGATCTACGTGCTGTGCCCGGGGCGGGTCTACCGGACAGACGAGTTCGACGCCACGCACCTGCCGGTGTTCACCCAGTTCGAGGGCCTCGTCGTCGACAAGGGCATCACTATGGCGCACCTCAAAGGCACCCTCGACCACTTCGCGAAGCTCCTCTTCGGCCCCGAGGCCAAGACGCGCTTCCGTACCAACTACTTCCCGTTCACCGAGCCCTCAGCCGAACTCGACCTGTGGCACCCGACCTTCAAGGGCGGCGCGCGCTGGATCGAGTGGGGCGGGTGCGGCATGATCAACCCGAACGTGTTGCGTGCGGCGGGCATAGATCCCGATGTGTACAGCGGCTTCGCCTTCGGGATGGGGATCGAGCGCGGGCTGATGTTCCGCAGCGATGTGCAGGACATGCGCGACATGGCAGAGGGCGATGTGCGCTTCAGTGAGCAGTTCGGGATGGTGGTGTGA
- a CDS encoding amino acid ABC transporter permease, protein MSVVLYDVPGPRAIARNRVIAVITVIVVLAALGFIVYRLFATGQFSAEKWYIFTFSNVWMGILKALGATLAAFASAAVLSIVLGFILAIGRLSEHAWVRVPVTVVTELFRAIPVLVLMMLLYFGLPVIGIKMEPYFAVVIALMLYNGSVLAEVLRAGIESLPRGQREAGYAIGLRKSGVMRLILLPQAIRAMLPVIVAQLVVTMKDTALGFIITYPELLYYAKQLMSQQGRPILQSTFVIGGIYIIMCLILSGIAKWVEIRTRRSPKLQALAADNAAVMHEGTDTEILVAQKGAGKFDGNSQGPGI, encoded by the coding sequence ATGAGTGTCGTGCTCTATGACGTCCCGGGTCCCCGTGCGATCGCGCGCAACCGCGTCATCGCTGTCATCACCGTCATCGTCGTACTCGCGGCGCTCGGGTTCATCGTCTACCGACTCTTCGCGACAGGACAGTTCTCCGCAGAGAAGTGGTACATCTTCACGTTCTCCAACGTGTGGATGGGCATTCTCAAGGCGTTGGGAGCGACGCTCGCGGCATTCGCGTCTGCGGCTGTCCTGAGTATCGTGCTCGGATTCATCCTCGCGATCGGCAGGCTTTCCGAGCATGCGTGGGTGCGTGTCCCGGTCACTGTCGTCACGGAGCTGTTCCGCGCCATCCCGGTGCTGGTGCTGATGATGCTGCTCTACTTCGGTCTGCCGGTCATCGGGATCAAGATGGAGCCGTATTTCGCCGTCGTGATCGCGCTGATGCTGTACAACGGATCCGTCCTCGCCGAGGTGCTGCGCGCCGGCATCGAATCCCTGCCGCGTGGGCAGAGAGAAGCCGGGTACGCGATCGGGCTCCGAAAGAGCGGCGTCATGCGACTCATCCTGCTGCCGCAGGCGATCCGTGCCATGCTCCCGGTCATCGTCGCGCAGCTCGTGGTGACGATGAAGGACACCGCACTCGGATTCATCATCACCTACCCCGAACTGCTGTACTACGCGAAGCAGCTGATGTCGCAGCAGGGCCGTCCGATCCTGCAGTCGACATTCGTCATCGGCGGCATCTACATCATCATGTGTCTGATCCTCTCCGGTATTGCGAAATGGGTGGAGATTCGCACCCGTCGTTCGCCGAAGCTGCAGGCACTCGCCGCGGACAACGCGGCGGTGATGCACGAGGGCACCGACACCGAGATTCTCGTGGCGCAGAAGGGCGCGGGGAAATTCGACGGGAACAGCCAGGGTCCGGGCATTTGA